A single window of Priestia filamentosa DNA harbors:
- a CDS encoding metal ABC transporter solute-binding protein, Zn/Mn family, with protein MKKLAVIIGAFLFILLLAGCQSEKASSSGDKGEKVKITVTTGQVADIAKSIGGDKVTVEALMGPGVDPHLYQPSQGDIKKIQEADIILYNGLHLEGKMGDIFERIQKEKPVVPVGEAIPKEKLIKSADDAKLYDPHVWFDPELWVYAVEETKEELVKLDPDHKGEYEKNAEQYIEELNKVKKEAEEKFAEIPKERRVLVTAHDAFGYFGKAYNMNVMGLQGLSTDSEYGLKDVQNLVDTLVNKKIKAVFIESSVSKKSINAVVEGTKKAGHNVKIGGELYSDAMGEEGTEEGTYIGMYRHNIEQISKALK; from the coding sequence TTGAAGAAGTTAGCCGTAATAATAGGGGCATTTTTGTTTATTTTATTACTGGCAGGTTGTCAAAGTGAAAAGGCAAGCTCGTCAGGGGATAAAGGAGAAAAAGTAAAAATCACAGTTACAACAGGTCAAGTTGCAGATATTGCTAAAAGTATTGGTGGAGACAAAGTTACAGTAGAAGCCTTAATGGGACCTGGTGTTGATCCACATCTTTATCAACCTTCTCAAGGAGATATTAAAAAAATACAAGAAGCAGATATAATTCTTTACAATGGTCTACATCTAGAAGGAAAGATGGGGGATATTTTTGAACGAATCCAGAAAGAAAAACCTGTTGTGCCTGTAGGAGAAGCTATTCCAAAAGAAAAGCTCATTAAATCTGCAGATGATGCAAAGCTTTATGATCCACATGTTTGGTTTGATCCAGAGCTTTGGGTGTATGCGGTTGAAGAGACAAAGGAAGAGCTTGTGAAGCTTGATCCTGATCACAAAGGTGAATATGAAAAAAATGCAGAGCAATATATAGAAGAATTAAATAAGGTGAAAAAAGAAGCGGAAGAGAAGTTTGCTGAAATCCCGAAGGAACGTCGTGTTCTTGTTACAGCTCATGATGCTTTTGGTTACTTCGGAAAAGCTTACAATATGAATGTTATGGGACTGCAGGGTTTAAGTACAGACTCTGAATATGGCTTAAAAGACGTTCAAAATTTAGTAGATACACTTGTCAATAAAAAGATTAAAGCTGTATTTATTGAAAGTAGTGTCTCTAAGAAATCAATCAATGCAGTTGTAGAGGGAACGAAAAAAGCAGGTCACAATGTAAAAATTGGTGGAGAACTTTACTCAGACGCAATGGGTGAAGAAGGAACAGAGGAAGGTACATATATTGGGATGTACCGTCACAATATTGAGCAAATTTCAAAGGCGCTTAAATAA
- a CDS encoding metal ABC transporter ATP-binding protein, translated as MEPIRVDNLTVAYHKKPVLQNVSFSIPEGKLIGIIGPNGAGKSTLIKAILGLIPKASGHVSIYDKPYEKQRSLVGYVPQRGSVDWDFPTNALDVVLMGRYRHIGWLKYPSKKDKQFAMECLNKVGMSAFAGRQISQLSGGQQQRVFLARALAQDAKVYFMDEPFVGVDAATEKAIITLLDELKKQGKTVLVVHHDLQTVQEYFDWVFLLNMRKIAIGPTEEVFTFDNLQTTYGGGLAFLNQEMLVTSKK; from the coding sequence ATGGAACCTATAAGAGTTGATAACTTAACGGTTGCTTATCATAAAAAACCAGTTCTTCAAAACGTTAGCTTTTCGATTCCAGAAGGAAAGCTGATTGGAATTATTGGACCAAATGGAGCTGGGAAGTCTACGCTTATTAAAGCAATATTAGGGTTGATACCAAAAGCAAGCGGACATGTATCTATTTATGATAAGCCATATGAAAAACAAAGAAGCCTTGTTGGTTACGTACCTCAAAGAGGATCTGTGGACTGGGACTTTCCAACAAATGCACTTGATGTTGTATTAATGGGAAGATACAGACACATTGGCTGGCTGAAATACCCTTCTAAAAAAGATAAACAGTTTGCAATGGAGTGTTTGAATAAAGTTGGAATGTCAGCATTTGCTGGAAGGCAAATTAGTCAGCTGTCTGGAGGACAGCAGCAGCGCGTATTTCTAGCAAGGGCACTCGCTCAAGATGCTAAAGTTTACTTTATGGATGAACCGTTTGTTGGAGTTGATGCTGCAACTGAAAAAGCAATTATTACTCTACTAGATGAACTGAAAAAACAAGGAAAAACGGTTCTTGTTGTTCATCATGATTTGCAGACTGTTCAAGAATATTTTGATTGGGTTTTTCTATTGAATATGAGAAAGATTGCAATAGGCCCAACAGAAGAGGTATTTACTTTTGATAATTTACAAACCACATATGGCGGGGGATTGGCATTTTTAAATCAAGAAATGCTTGTCACATCTAAAAAGTAG
- a CDS encoding metal ABC transporter permease, translating to MEVIQEVFKNGNVQWVLLGTLLLGLCSGVLGSFALLKKQSLIGDAMAHAALPGICLAFLIVGEKALIPFIIGATILGMIATYCIQFIVRHSRIKEDTSIGLVLSVFFGIGIVLLTYIQHNGAGNQSGLDDFLFGQAASLVGADVQIISIISLLLLCVTALLFKELKVITFDPQFAKGLGLPVRGLNGLLMTMIVLAVVIGLQAVGVILMSALLITPAITARYWTDKLSVMTILSGVMGLVSGGIGTIVSLSYASLPTGPVIILSLTVLFLFSLLFSPKRGLISTLIKRMRFNQNMLKEDVLVLFYEGEERAKLQKKQDYSPSMSSSDLMKKRFISHRKLERNLKKLCSERLLKKNSREEYRLTEEGLSVAHELTLKRRLMEVYLMNEMHYGHLQLRTAHGEIRDIPKDILTELLNILKNQGRTPFLLKEQESKLTETKPENIS from the coding sequence ATGGAAGTTATTCAAGAAGTTTTTAAGAATGGAAACGTTCAGTGGGTATTGCTTGGAACATTACTGTTAGGTCTTTGCAGTGGAGTTCTTGGCAGCTTTGCTCTTTTAAAGAAGCAAAGTTTAATTGGAGATGCAATGGCACATGCAGCTCTTCCTGGAATATGTCTCGCTTTTCTCATTGTAGGAGAAAAGGCGCTTATTCCATTTATCATTGGAGCTACTATACTAGGAATGATTGCAACTTACTGTATTCAATTCATTGTGAGGCATTCACGTATTAAAGAAGATACGTCGATTGGCCTTGTGCTTTCTGTCTTCTTTGGTATTGGGATCGTTCTTCTTACGTATATCCAGCATAATGGAGCCGGAAATCAAAGTGGACTTGATGATTTCTTATTCGGTCAAGCGGCTTCTCTTGTTGGAGCAGATGTTCAGATTATTAGTATCATCTCTCTGCTTCTTTTATGTGTAACAGCTCTTTTATTTAAAGAACTTAAGGTCATCACATTTGATCCACAGTTTGCAAAAGGGTTAGGACTTCCTGTGAGAGGATTAAATGGTTTATTAATGACAATGATTGTACTTGCGGTTGTTATTGGCTTGCAAGCAGTTGGCGTGATTTTAATGTCTGCTTTACTCATCACTCCAGCTATTACGGCGCGCTACTGGACAGACAAGTTGAGCGTTATGACAATCTTATCAGGGGTAATGGGCCTTGTTTCTGGAGGAATTGGAACAATTGTGAGCTTAAGTTACGCCTCTTTACCAACAGGTCCTGTGATTATTTTGTCTTTAACTGTCCTCTTTCTTTTTTCACTTTTATTTTCTCCAAAGCGAGGGCTCATTTCCACATTGATTAAAAGAATGCGTTTTAATCAAAATATGCTAAAAGAGGATGTTCTTGTTCTTTTTTATGAAGGAGAAGAGCGGGCAAAGCTTCAGAAAAAGCAAGATTATTCTCCATCTATGTCTTCTTCAGATCTTATGAAAAAAAGGTTTATTTCACACAGGAAATTAGAACGAAATTTAAAAAAGTTATGTTCAGAGCGGTTATTGAAGAAGAATAGTAGAGAGGAATATCGTTTAACAGAAGAAGGTCTTTCAGTAGCTCACGAACTGACCTTAAAAAGAAGGCTAATGGAAGTGTATCTTATGAATGAAATGCACTATGGTCACCTCCAATTAAGAACAGCTCACGGGGAAATCAGAGATATACCAAAAGATATTCTAACAGAACTTCTGAACATTCTTAAAAATCAGGGTCGTACGCCTTTCCTTTTAAAAGAACAAGAGAGCAAACTAACAGAAACAAAGCCAGAAAATATATCGTAA
- a CDS encoding metal ABC transporter permease has protein sequence MSFEGWIIITGMLVGIVCGTIGCFLILRKMAMLADAISHTVLLGIVVAFLVSNSLDGIYMLIGSASVGLLTAWFVQLLHQSGVQSDAAIGVVFTSLFALGVVLVTVYADKVHLDVNHALMGDITFVPWNTLELFGYSLGPKAVWMLGTVALINFILIWIFYKELKITSFDPQMALALGIPVTFIHYLLMGMLSLSTVASFDSVGAILVVAMLIAPGATAYLLTDRLIVMIILSAAVGAVAAIVGYYSASYWNISIAGAMAASCGLLFLLAFLFSPKHGLLFKRLSQQKLKQSEAFLGK, from the coding sequence GTGAGCTTTGAAGGATGGATTATTATTACTGGAATGCTCGTTGGGATTGTTTGTGGAACAATTGGCTGTTTTTTAATTCTCCGTAAGATGGCAATGCTAGCAGATGCAATTAGTCATACTGTACTTCTCGGTATTGTTGTAGCTTTTTTAGTCAGCAACAGCTTGGACGGTATTTACATGCTGATTGGATCAGCCTCTGTTGGACTATTAACAGCTTGGTTTGTTCAGCTTTTGCATCAAAGCGGTGTTCAATCAGATGCAGCTATTGGGGTTGTGTTCACATCTCTTTTCGCGCTTGGCGTTGTTCTGGTGACCGTCTATGCAGATAAGGTGCATTTAGATGTGAATCATGCTCTTATGGGCGATATTACATTCGTGCCATGGAATACACTGGAGCTCTTCGGCTATTCTTTAGGCCCTAAAGCAGTATGGATGCTTGGAACTGTAGCTCTTATTAACTTTATATTAATATGGATTTTTTATAAGGAGTTGAAGATTACTTCTTTTGATCCTCAAATGGCACTTGCGCTAGGTATTCCAGTTACATTTATTCACTATTTGCTGATGGGGATGCTTTCCTTATCAACAGTTGCCTCATTTGATAGCGTTGGTGCCATTTTAGTTGTTGCAATGCTTATTGCTCCAGGAGCAACAGCCTATTTATTAACTGATCGTTTAATCGTCATGATTATACTAAGTGCGGCTGTTGGGGCAGTAGCGGCTATTGTTGGGTACTATAGTGCATCATATTGGAACATATCTATAGCAGGAGCAATGGCAGCTTCATGTGGTTTGCTTTTCTTGTTAGCTTTTCTTTTTTCACCAAAGCATGGCCTTCTATTTAAGCGACTGTCACAACAAAAGCTTAAACAAAGCGAAGCTTTTTTGGGAAAGTAG
- a CDS encoding acyl-CoA thioesterase, translating to MKEILMKDSKVMQTKLVLPLDTNNLGTMFGGRVLASIDEMAAIVSMKHSASTTVTASIDSVDFLSPVKVGDILSIEGLIAHTGRSSMEVYVRVIKEDWKTKERVTTTTSFVTMVAINEEGKTIEVPKIVPQSEEEKEIYESALKRKRQRI from the coding sequence ATGAAAGAAATTCTAATGAAAGATTCAAAGGTTATGCAAACAAAGCTTGTTCTTCCTCTTGATACAAATAATCTAGGAACAATGTTTGGAGGAAGAGTACTGGCCTCCATTGATGAGATGGCTGCTATTGTTTCGATGAAACATTCTGCTTCAACAACAGTCACAGCTTCTATTGATTCCGTAGATTTCTTATCTCCCGTAAAGGTTGGGGATATTTTAAGTATTGAAGGACTAATTGCTCATACAGGAAGAAGTTCAATGGAAGTATATGTGAGAGTGATAAAAGAAGATTGGAAAACAAAAGAGAGAGTCACTACCACAACTTCTTTTGTCACAATGGTAGCTATCAATGAAGAGGGGAAAACAATAGAAGTTCCAAAAATTGTGCCCCAAAGTGAAGAAGAGAAAGAAATTTATGAATCAGCTTTAAAGCGTAAAAGGCAAAGAATCTAA
- a CDS encoding DUF2325 domain-containing protein, which translates to MGSILVVGGDRVKHITTRLENEGYNEVIHLDGRKANMVKRDIPEHIRFVLVITDFINHNLAKVIKEKAKKSAKPIYFVHHSWSAIYRVIQKMD; encoded by the coding sequence ATGGGATCGATTTTAGTTGTTGGAGGAGACCGTGTTAAACATATTACAACAAGATTAGAGAATGAAGGGTACAATGAGGTGATCCATTTAGACGGACGTAAGGCAAACATGGTAAAGCGAGATATTCCAGAACATATTCGTTTCGTGCTTGTTATTACTGATTTTATCAATCATAATCTTGCAAAAGTAATTAAAGAGAAAGCGAAAAAAAGTGCTAAACCAATTTACTTTGTTCATCATTCGTGGAGCGCAATTTACCGAGTAATTCAAAAGATGGACTAA
- a CDS encoding cytochrome d ubiquinol oxidase subunit II, which produces MADTLIAVTLLWGLVFIYAIMASMDFGAGFWSMVYINKEKTNATNIANRYLSPTWEVTNVFIVAIVVGLFSFFPSATFTLGTVLLIPGSIMLLLLAIRSGFLVFSHMAKGYEKALIYVSGVSGIFIPALLICVLPITHGGYIKKVDGNDHLDLEALFTSPNVYMFMLFAFTSTLFLSSLLLTDYSKTSDQYNAYEVYRRDALITGPCSLIAGFLVIATLRTESPWIYNNMMDHVWALVASIIAFIIAGLCLFLPTKSRLGRPRISVVMVIIQYFFASYVYGRSHLPYMVYPNVTLEEGFTDPATFKALFITYIVAFIILFPGFVYFWSLFMKDRGYLKKNFKSKDDNDPEGAY; this is translated from the coding sequence ATGGCAGATACACTCATTGCTGTTACTCTTTTGTGGGGACTTGTTTTTATCTATGCCATTATGGCTTCCATGGATTTTGGAGCTGGTTTTTGGTCTATGGTGTATATTAACAAAGAAAAAACGAATGCAACGAACATTGCCAACCGTTACCTTTCACCAACATGGGAAGTTACAAACGTATTTATCGTAGCTATTGTGGTTGGATTATTTAGTTTCTTTCCAAGTGCTACATTTACGCTCGGAACGGTTCTCCTTATTCCAGGAAGTATTATGCTTCTCTTGCTTGCGATTCGAAGTGGATTCCTTGTTTTTTCTCACATGGCTAAAGGATATGAAAAAGCACTGATTTACGTTTCTGGCGTATCAGGTATTTTCATCCCTGCTCTGTTAATTTGCGTTCTCCCTATCACACACGGTGGCTATATTAAAAAAGTGGATGGAAACGACCATTTAGATTTAGAAGCACTTTTTACTAGCCCAAACGTATATATGTTTATGCTATTTGCCTTCACGTCAACGCTGTTTCTTTCATCACTTCTATTGACAGATTACTCCAAAACATCTGATCAGTACAATGCATACGAAGTATATCGACGTGATGCTCTCATTACAGGCCCATGCTCCCTTATTGCTGGGTTTCTTGTTATAGCAACATTACGAACTGAAAGCCCTTGGATTTACAACAATATGATGGATCATGTTTGGGCTCTAGTCGCTTCTATTATTGCTTTTATTATTGCAGGACTGTGTCTCTTCCTTCCAACAAAATCAAGGCTTGGAAGACCCCGCATTTCCGTTGTGATGGTTATTATTCAATATTTCTTTGCAAGCTATGTATATGGTCGCTCTCATCTTCCATATATGGTTTACCCAAATGTAACACTTGAAGAAGGTTTTACAGATCCGGCAACTTTTAAAGCTCTGTTTATAACTTATATTGTAGCGTTCATCATTCTCTTCCCTGGGTTTGTGTATTTTTGGAGCCTTTTCATGAAAGATCGCGGCTACCTGAAGAAGAACTTCAAATCAAAAGATGATAATGACCCAGAAGGTGCCTATTAA
- a CDS encoding cytochrome ubiquinol oxidase subunit I yields MDHLVTARSMFGMTMGFHIIFATLGVGLPLMILIAELLYQKTKNPSYNIMAQRWIKGFSVLLGVAIPTGTIAGTQLSLLWPGFMEVVGKVMSLPFQIEIYAFFIEALFLSIYVYAADRISPFMRIVSVIFIAIGGAASAVLITNVHAFEGTPAGFTITDGNITNVEPWAAFFNPSFLVTAGHVVVSAYTTVGFIIASIAAYKMLRSRKDKKVYSFHRKALIIGLTVGGIFSFLTALNGHESAQHLYEYQPEKLAGAEGLFETQDHAPLTLGGFTDVENQEIKYGIEFPWALSFLAGNSFDTTVIGLNDFPKEYWPPLFIHTLFNSMVVIGGFLLMLALAAFVWTKFLKRKEFPKLFLWAFIISGPLAVIAIESGWIFACTGRQPWIIYRMMKTSEAVTTSADLSLLFFLFLLVYIILGIAVVLVLRYYFKRHPVSEDLAKLNSEGGI; encoded by the coding sequence ATGGATCACTTAGTTACAGCGCGCTCAATGTTTGGAATGACAATGGGCTTTCATATTATTTTTGCAACACTAGGCGTTGGTCTTCCTCTTATGATTCTCATTGCAGAACTTTTATATCAAAAAACAAAAAATCCGTCTTATAACATTATGGCACAGCGTTGGATCAAAGGTTTCTCTGTTTTACTTGGCGTTGCTATTCCAACTGGAACAATTGCCGGAACACAGCTTTCTTTATTATGGCCTGGTTTTATGGAGGTTGTTGGTAAAGTTATGTCTCTTCCGTTCCAAATTGAAATTTATGCTTTTTTTATTGAAGCTCTCTTTTTATCCATTTACGTTTATGCAGCAGACCGCATTTCTCCTTTTATGCGCATTGTGAGTGTAATATTTATTGCGATTGGGGGAGCAGCTTCAGCAGTTTTAATTACAAATGTACATGCTTTTGAAGGAACTCCTGCAGGGTTTACAATTACAGATGGAAATATTACTAATGTTGAACCTTGGGCGGCTTTCTTTAATCCAAGCTTTTTAGTCACAGCAGGGCACGTTGTTGTCTCAGCATATACAACGGTTGGTTTTATTATTGCTTCGATTGCTGCATACAAAATGCTACGCTCGCGCAAAGATAAAAAGGTATACTCTTTCCATCGAAAGGCTCTTATTATCGGTTTAACAGTTGGAGGAATATTCTCTTTTCTAACAGCCCTTAACGGTCATGAATCAGCACAGCACCTTTATGAATATCAGCCAGAAAAACTAGCAGGTGCTGAAGGGCTTTTTGAAACTCAGGATCATGCTCCACTAACACTCGGAGGATTCACGGATGTTGAAAATCAAGAAATTAAATACGGAATAGAGTTCCCGTGGGCGTTAAGCTTTTTAGCTGGCAACAGTTTTGATACGACTGTAATTGGGCTTAATGATTTCCCAAAAGAATATTGGCCACCATTATTTATTCACACTTTATTTAACTCAATGGTTGTTATTGGTGGATTTCTTCTTATGTTAGCTCTGGCAGCATTCGTGTGGACGAAATTCTTAAAGAGAAAAGAATTTCCGAAACTTTTTCTCTGGGCATTTATTATTTCAGGCCCACTTGCTGTAATTGCCATTGAATCTGGATGGATCTTTGCTTGTACAGGACGTCAGCCATGGATCATTTACCGTATGATGAAGACGTCTGAGGCTGTTACAACATCAGCAGATTTAAGTCTACTCTTTTTCCTGTTCCTTCTTGTCTATATTATTTTAGGAATAGCTGTTGTTCTTGTACTTCGCTATTACTTCAAGAGACATCCTGTTTCAGAAGATTTAGCTAAACTAAACTCTGAAGGAGGAATTTAA
- a CDS encoding type B 50S ribosomal protein L31: protein MKQNLHPNYQPVVFMDTNSGYKFLSGSTKKSNETIEWEDGNTYPLLKVEVSSDTHPFYTGRQKFGNRDGRAEQFKKKYNMK, encoded by the coding sequence ATGAAACAAAATTTACATCCAAATTATCAGCCTGTAGTATTTATGGACACAAACAGCGGATATAAATTTTTAAGTGGTTCAACAAAGAAATCAAACGAAACAATAGAGTGGGAAGACGGAAACACTTATCCGCTTTTAAAAGTAGAGGTTTCATCTGACACACATCCATTCTACACAGGACGCCAAAAATTTGGTAACCGTGATGGACGAGCAGAGCAATTTAAGAAGAAATATAATATGAAGTAA
- a CDS encoding beta-class carbonic anhydrase produces MLEQVLEYNKQFVEKQEYKTFETTKFPNKKCVILTCMDTRLIELLPASMNLKNGDAKIVKSAGAVVSTPFGGIMRSLIVAIYELGADEVFVIGHHDCGMSSINPEAVKKKFVERGITEDTIHTLENAGVNLDDWLRGFDNVTDSVQQSVDQIRNHPLVPNVPVHGLVIDPATGKLDVVDRDEKAVTSSK; encoded by the coding sequence ATGTTAGAACAAGTTCTAGAATATAACAAGCAATTCGTTGAGAAACAAGAGTACAAAACATTTGAAACAACAAAGTTTCCAAACAAGAAATGCGTTATTTTAACATGCATGGACACAAGACTTATCGAACTTTTACCAGCAAGTATGAACTTAAAAAACGGAGACGCTAAAATTGTAAAATCAGCAGGTGCTGTTGTTTCAACTCCATTTGGCGGAATTATGCGCAGCCTTATTGTTGCTATTTATGAACTAGGCGCAGATGAGGTATTTGTTATTGGTCATCATGACTGCGGAATGAGCAGTATCAATCCAGAGGCCGTAAAGAAAAAATTTGTTGAGCGCGGTATTACAGAAGATACAATCCACACGTTAGAAAATGCTGGAGTTAACCTTGATGACTGGCTTCGTGGATTTGATAATGTAACAGATAGCGTTCAACAAAGCGTTGATCAAATTCGCAACCATCCGCTTGTACCAAACGTCCCTGTGCACGGTTTAGTCATTGACCCTGCAACAGGAAAATTAGATGTTGTAGATCGTGATGAAAAAGCCGTTACTTCATCAAAATAA
- the yidD gene encoding membrane protein insertion efficiency factor YidD, whose protein sequence is MKKLLLWLIRGYQLFISPLSPPRCRFHPTCSHYGLQSIQRFGAIKGTYLTIKRILKCHPFHPGGFDPVPEKKEKHSHSK, encoded by the coding sequence ATGAAAAAATTATTGCTCTGGCTTATTAGAGGATATCAGCTGTTCATCTCTCCTCTTTCTCCTCCACGCTGTCGCTTCCATCCCACATGTTCACACTATGGCCTTCAATCGATTCAGCGCTTTGGAGCCATTAAAGGTACCTACCTTACGATAAAACGAATATTAAAATGCCATCCATTCCATCCAGGAGGCTTTGATCCAGTTCCTGAAAAGAAGGAAAAGCATTCACATTCAAAATAA
- a CDS encoding S-ribosylhomocysteine lyase: MPSVESFELDHTAVKAPYVRHCGVHKVGTDGLINKFDIRFCQPNKQAMKPDTIHTLEHLLAFTIRKYAEKHDHFDIIDVSPMGCQTGYYLVVSGEPTVKEIITLLRETFEDAVNITEIPAANETQCGQAKLHDLDGAKRLMKFWLEQNDEDLEKVFG; this comes from the coding sequence ATGCCTTCAGTTGAAAGTTTTGAACTTGATCATACAGCCGTGAAAGCTCCTTATGTTCGTCATTGTGGTGTTCATAAAGTAGGAACTGATGGATTAATTAATAAGTTTGATATTCGTTTTTGTCAGCCGAATAAGCAAGCGATGAAGCCTGATACTATTCATACATTGGAACATCTTTTAGCATTTACAATCCGTAAATATGCAGAGAAACACGACCATTTTGATATCATTGATGTTTCTCCAATGGGTTGCCAAACAGGGTATTATTTAGTGGTAAGCGGTGAGCCAACTGTAAAAGAAATCATTACATTGTTAAGAGAAACATTTGAAGATGCTGTGAATATTACTGAAATCCCAGCTGCAAATGAAACACAATGCGGTCAAGCGAAACTTCACGATTTAGATGGAGCAAAACGTCTGATGAAGTTCTGGCTTGAACAGAATGATGAAGATTTAGAAAAAGTATTTGGTTAA
- a CDS encoding Dps family protein: protein MSNNKVTTIVNNQIANFSVLYIKLHNYHWYVKGENFFTLHEKFEELYNETATNIDDLAERLLALEVKPVATMKEYLEMSSIKEAEKNESAKDMVANLVADFNTLTKELKEGMDAAAEADDETTGDMLLAMHKSFEKHTWMLNSFLGR from the coding sequence ATGTCAAACAATAAAGTTACAACAATTGTAAATAATCAAATCGCAAACTTCAGTGTACTTTACATTAAGCTACATAATTATCACTGGTATGTAAAAGGAGAAAACTTCTTTACCCTACATGAAAAGTTTGAAGAGCTTTACAACGAGACAGCTACAAATATTGATGATTTAGCAGAACGTTTATTAGCTCTTGAAGTAAAACCTGTTGCAACAATGAAAGAATATCTTGAAATGTCTTCTATCAAAGAAGCAGAAAAGAATGAAAGTGCAAAAGACATGGTAGCAAACCTTGTAGCAGACTTCAATACATTAACAAAAGAGTTAAAAGAAGGTATGGATGCTGCTGCAGAAGCTGACGATGAAACAACAGGAGATATGCTCCTTGCTATGCATAAAAGCTTTGAAAAACATACATGGATGTTAAATTCGTTCTTAGGACGATAA
- a CDS encoding NADPH:quinone oxidoreductase family protein, whose amino-acid sequence MKETFKALVIREQGEDVSRNIEHLSLSDLPEGDVIVKVAYSGVNYKDGLASIKNGKIVSSYPFIPGIDLAGEVVSSKDERFKEGDKVIATSYEIGVSHFGGYSEYARLRGDWIVPLPEGLTLKEAMILGTAGFTAALSVQRLEENGLQEENGDVLVTGATGGVGSVAIAMLSKRGYTVVASSGKESQHEYLKSIGASEIISREDVYNGKIKALDKQKFAGAVDPVGGEVLASILSQISYNGSVAVSGLTGGGKVPTSVYPFILRGVNLLGIDSVYCPMERRQKLWERMGGDLKPQDFSKLVNKEISLEDLPSALDNILQAKSTGRVIVKM is encoded by the coding sequence ATGAAAGAGACTTTTAAAGCATTAGTTATTCGTGAACAAGGTGAAGATGTTTCACGGAACATTGAGCATCTATCTCTGTCAGACTTACCAGAAGGAGATGTTATTGTAAAAGTTGCTTACTCTGGTGTGAACTATAAAGATGGACTAGCAAGTATTAAAAATGGAAAAATTGTCTCTTCTTATCCCTTTATCCCTGGAATTGATCTTGCAGGAGAAGTTGTTTCATCAAAAGATGAGCGCTTTAAAGAAGGTGACAAAGTAATTGCAACAAGCTACGAAATTGGGGTTTCTCATTTTGGTGGTTATAGTGAATATGCACGCCTTCGTGGAGATTGGATTGTTCCGTTACCAGAAGGTTTAACATTAAAAGAAGCAATGATTTTAGGCACAGCAGGATTCACAGCTGCTCTATCTGTTCAACGACTAGAAGAAAACGGTCTTCAAGAAGAAAACGGTGATGTTCTTGTGACAGGAGCAACAGGTGGAGTTGGTAGCGTTGCTATCGCAATGCTTTCTAAGCGTGGATATACCGTTGTAGCAAGCAGTGGGAAAGAATCACAGCACGAGTATTTGAAAAGTATTGGGGCATCTGAGATTATCTCGCGTGAGGATGTTTACAATGGCAAAATAAAAGCGCTTGATAAACAAAAGTTTGCAGGAGCCGTAGATCCTGTTGGTGGTGAAGTGTTAGCGTCAATTCTTAGTCAAATCTCTTATAACGGTTCTGTTGCCGTAAGTGGGTTAACGGGTGGAGGTAAAGTTCCAACATCTGTTTATCCATTCATACTGCGCGGGGTAAACCTCCTTGGCATTGATTCTGTTTATTGTCCAATGGAGCGTAGACAAAAACTTTGGGAGCGAATGGGAGGAGATTTAAAACCCCAAGACTTCTCAAAGCTTGTGAATAAAGAAATTTCCTTAGAAGATCTTCCAAGTGCCCTAGACAACATTTTACAAGCAAAATCAACGGGTAGAGTTATTGTGAAAATGTAA